The Kribbella shirazensis genomic interval ACTTGTTCGGCGTAGCCACGCGCATCCAGCGCCGCGATCAGCCGCAACCGCCGGGTCTCCACCCGGGCCAGGTCAGCGTCAGCCCGGTCGAGAGCGCGCACCAACTCCTGGTCGCTCATCAACTCAGGAGACCACTGCCCCGAAGATTCCATGCACCAACTCTAGACACCCCCACCGACAGTTTCCGAAGCCAGATCCCCTTGATTTCAAGGGATTCTGTTATCCACAACCACCGCACCCTGTGGATCTTGCCCTAGGCAACAACAGGAGTCACAACCTCCTGTCGGGTCTGAGGTTTGCCACTGTGCCCTCGTGCGCTTCACTCAGCAGGGGTTGGGCGGTTGGGGTCAGGGCGTGGAGGGCTGTGCCTTGGGTTCGGTGGGTGGTGATGAGGCCTGCTGCTCGGAGGACGCGGGTGTGTTCGGAGGTGGAGGCGAGGGAGATGCCTACTCGGCGGGCTAGTTGGGTTGTGGTGGCGGGGTGGGTGAGGGATCGGAGTACGGCGGCTCGGGTCCGGCCGAGGAGGTCCGCGAGGGCGTCGGTGGTCGCGGGGTCCAGGTCGGCACCGTCGGCGGACGGGTCGGCCACATCGGCGCAGGGGTAGACGAGGACGGGTCGCCGGTCGGCGGAGTCCAGAGCCAGGCAGTTCGTCACGAAGGGAGACGGGTAGAGCTCCAGGCCGCGGCCCTTCAGGTGTACGTCGGTGATCCAGTCGTCGGCCGGGCCGTGGGTGGTGAGGACCGGATCGGACCACTCCACGTCGGGATGCAACGAGGACAGCAGCGCGTCGACGCCGCCGTGCAGGACCGCGCGCGACCGGATCCCGAGTTCGGCGCCGTACCGCTGGTGCAGCTCGCTCGACGTCGGCACCAGCACCTCCTGGTGGAACTCCCGGACCGCCGCCCCCAGCGCCCGCCGCGACCCCGCCCGGCCGTCCAGCAACCCGCGCATATAGCGGTCGATCTCGGGCGGCAACCAGGGCTCCAACTGGTCCCGGATGACATCGGCCGGCGTGTCCGTCAACGCCTCCACGACAGGCTCCAGACCGGGCCCCGGGACGTCAGGGATCAGGAAACCCGGAAACATCCCGGTCGGCGAGATCAGCTTGAAGAGCGGACGCATCGATCCCTGGACCCGCGGCGCCGCCGTCCGCCGCCAGCGCCGTACGGCCGGCCAGACCGAGCGGTCACTCAGCGCGCGGGCCGCGAGCGCGGCCTCCCACAGCGGGTGCGGCTCGGCGGGGAACGTGACCCGGCCGAGGTCCGCCGCGGTGAAGTGGATCCGGATCATCCCCCGATTGTGACCGCCATCAGGGCGTGAGCACAGACCTCTTCGGCCCAGACCGAATCCGGTCGCGGCACACCGCGGTACCGCTCACGCTGGCCCGATGAAACGTCTGGCACTCCTCAGCGTCCTGATCCTCGCAGCGGCCGTCCCGATGACCACCGCCAACGCGACCTCCGTCCACAGGCCGACGCAGTACGTCGTCTCGAACACTCCCGGCGACACGCTCGAAGGGATCGCGGTGACGCGCGACGGCACGATGTACGTGACCAGCGTCGGCACCGGCGCGGTGTACCGCGGCAACACCCGGTCGTCCCGGCTCAGCCTGTTCCTGCCGCCCGGCCAGGACGGACGGACGTCGGCGACCGGCGTCCACGTCGACCGCTGGGGCAGAGTCCTGGTCGCGGGCGCGAGTACGTCGAAGCTCTTCCTGTACGACGCCCGCGGCCGGCTGATCGACGTACAGCACGCCGCGGTCGGCTCGTTCCTCAACGACTTCACGATCGTGGGCGACGCCGTGTACGTGACCGACTCGGCGCACAACCAGCTCTGGCGGGCGCCGCTCACCCGCGACGGTCTCGGCAAGCTCGAGCCGTGGATCACCCGCGACCGGATCCAGCCGACGCCGTACTTCCTCAACGGCATCGTCACCGACGGCCGCGTCCTCCTGGTCGGCGAGCAGGGACAGGACGTCACGTACCGGGTCGACCTGCACACCAAGCAGGTGAGCGTGCTGAACGTGCCCAACGGCATCCTGTCCGGCGACGGCTACCTGCTAGAAGGGCACCGGTTGTACGCCGTGCACAACGCCGGCGGCGGGAAGTACGTCACGAGGCTGGCGATCCTGAACGACGATCTCACGGCGGCGACGCTCGTCGCGGATTCGAGCCCCGCTGCGGCCGGTGCGACCCCGACGACGATCGCCCGCGACCGGGGACGGTTGCTGTGGGTCAACAGCCAGCTGGACATCGCTCCCGGTACGCCGCCGTACACCGTGTCCGTCGTACCGGGTCTGCGCTGACTACAGGTCGTCGGTGACGCGGGCGAGGATCGCGCCGGCTTGGAAGACCAGGGTCCGGTCGGATTCGTCGAGGCGGTCGAGGAGTTTGGCGAGCTCCTCGGCGGCCTGCCGGCCGGACGCCTCGACCGTGGCCGCGCCCGCTTCGGTGAGTACGACGGCGGTTGCCCGGCCGTCGACCGGGTCTGCCTCCCGGCGGACCAGCCCGGCCTCTTCCAGCGCGGCGACCGTGGTGGTCGCTGTCGGCTGCGAGCACGGGACCCGCGCGGCGATCTCGCCGATCCGGATCGGCTGCTCGTCGGCGATCAGCATCAGCGCCAGGAACTGTGTCGGATGCATGAGTGTGGTGGTCCGGCTCCGGCGCAAGTGCCTGACGATCCGGTGCATGCTGACCAGCAGCTGCAACGCCTCCTGCGCCATCGAGATCACCTCCGTCGGGAAGCGCAATCCTGGCACAGCAGTCCAAGTTCTCCTACCGCACCGCCCACCTACCCCGCTGCCCGCTTGCTGCGGCTGCCGACCAGACACAGCACTGCACCGAGCACGACCCAGGCGACCAGCACCGTGACGGCTTGCGCGATGCCACGGCCCTCGAAGAACGCCGTTGAGCGCAGCAGGCGGCCGCCGGCACCCGGAGGCAGAAGCTGGCCGAGCGTGCCGGACCAGCCGGGCAGCATCTCCGGCGCGGTCGACGTACCCGAGAGCGGGTTCCCGATGAGCATCATGGCGACGGCACCGATCCCGATCCCGGCGTATCCGAGCAGGGCTTCCAGCCCCAGGACAGTCAGCGAGGTGGCGGCGATGGCCAGCGCGACAGCGGCGGCGTTGGCCAGGTAGGCGCCGCTCAACGAGCCGAGCCAGAACTGCAGGATCGCTGCCACAGCCAGACCGCCGGTAGCCGCGTAGGCGAGTGCCCCGGCGACTCGGCGACCCGTGCCGCGAACGAGCCTGGTCAGCAGCACCGCAGCCAGCAGGCCGCCCATGACGAGCGGCATTGCGCCTGCGGCGAGCCCGGCACCGCGCGGATCGTCGGCGGGTAGCGCGGCGAGGTCGCGTACGGCGGCCGGGGTACCGGGCTGCCCTTGTCCGAGTCCGGCCGCGAGGCTCTGCAGGGTCTGGGCCACGGCGGTGCTGGCGGCGGAAGCAACTATCACGCGCGGCGCACCGGCGCTGAGGTCGATCGCGCCGTACACCTCCCGATCGCGGATGAGTCGCTCCGCGGCGGCGGTGTCCGCGACCTCGGTGATGTCGAAGCCGCCCGGCAGGCGTTCCTCCAGGGCGGTGCGAACCTGGCCGACCGCCGGCGTCGGCCCGGCGACCGCGATCGGTACGTCGTGCGGCGACGACCGCACCGAGGGCCAGGCGAAGGCGCTGAGCAGCACGCTGGTGATGACCGTCAGCAGTACGACCGCGCCGGCCACGGTCGGCCATCGGGACGGGAGCGTAGTGGACTGCGGGGACATGGTGACTCCTTGGACGCGGTTGATCGTGACGAGCACAAGACGCCGCGGGGACGGAATTCCTGACGCTCCACCGGTGTGACTCAGGCCATATGCGGTTCTTGTCAGGTCTCGGGGTGCTGTCTCGCTCAACCCGGCGAGAGCAAGCGAACCGACAGGAGTAACCCATGAAGCATCGAATCGTGGTTCTCGGCGCCGGCTATGCGGGGGCCTACGTGGCCGGGAACCTGGCCCGGCGGCTGTCCCCGGCGGACACCGAGATCACCGTGGTCAACGCCGAACCCGACTTCGTCGAGCGGCTGCGGCTGCACCAGCTCGCGACCGGCCAGAAGCTCGGGGCTCTGCAGCTCGCCGACGCCTTCGCGGGCACCGGGATCCAGCTGCGCCTGGCCCGCGTCACGGCCGTCGACCCCGGGCGCCGGGTCGTCACCGTGGCCGACTCCGACGGTGGCGGCGAGCTCGGATACGACACGCTGGTGTACGCGCTCGGCAGCCGCGGAGACAACAGCGGCCTCCCCGGCGCGGCGGAGTACGCGTTCGACATCTCCAGCCGGCCCTCGGCGTTGCGACTGCGCGAACGCCTGAACAGCCTGGGCGAGCGAGGAGACGTCGTGATCATCGGTGACGGGTTGACCGGTATCGAGACTGCCGCCGAGATCGCCGAATCGCGCCCGGACCTGTCGGTGACGCTAATCGCCCGTGGCACCTTGGGCGCCCGGCTCTCCACCGGGGCCCGGGACCATCTGCGCCGCACGTTCGATCGGCTCGGCGTCCGCGTGCTGGAGCACACCACCGCGGAGAGCGTCGAGGCCGAGCGGGTGCTGTGCGCGGACGGCGCGGTACTGGCGGCCGACGCGACCGTGTGGACGGCCGGGTTCGCGGTCGATCCGATCGCGGCCGAGGCCGGACTCGAGGTCACCGACAATGGGCGGATCGTCGTCGATCGCACGATGCGGTCGGTGTCGCATCCGGAGGTGTACGCCGTCGGCGACGCCGCCTACGCGGTCGCGGACAACGGCCGGCCGCTGCCGATGTCCTGCGCGTCGGCCGGGGACACCGGTCGGCAGGCGATCGTGGCGATCATCGGGCGGTTGACCGGACGCGAAGTACGCCCGACCAAGCTGCTGTACTACGGCAACCACATCAGCCTCGGGCGCCGCGACGGGATCGTGCAGATGGTCGACGACGAGGGGGTGGCGAAGCCGAAGTACACCGGCGGCCGGACCGCGGCGCGGGTCAAGTCGGGCATCGTCAGAATGTCGCTGTGGGCCACGGCGCATCCGACGTTCGGCCTGCCCAAGCGCAAGCACCGCGTGACCGCCGTACACGCCGCGTCGACCACCAAGGCGCGCGTCTGACAACGATTAAGGTCGTTCACGTGGACAGCACCGCCATCGATCGCTTCGAGGCCAGCCGGAACCGGCTGGCCTCGTTGGCCTACCGTCTCCTCGGCTCCGCCATCGATGCGGAGGACGCCGTACAGGACGCGTTCCTGCACTGGCAGGCCGCCGATCGGGACCGGATCAAGGTGCCGGAGGCATGGTTGACGAAGGTCGTCACCAACTTGTGCCTCGATCGGCTGCGCTCGGCGCAGTACCGCCGCGAACGCACCGTCGGCGGCTGGCTGCCCGAACCACTCCTCGGCGGCGATCCGATGCTCGGCCCGGCCGACACCGTCGAGCAACGCGAATCGGTTTCGCTGGCAGTGCTGACACTGCTCGAGCGCCTGACGCCTGTGGAGCGGGCCGTTTACGTCCTGCGCGAAGCGTTCTCCTACAGTCATGCCGAAGTCGCCGAGATCCTCGACCTCACCGAATCCGCCAGCCAACAGCACCTCCACCGGGCCCGGAACCGCATCACCGCCGCGCGCCACCGCGGCGGCGAGGTCGACCCGGTGTCCGCCCGCAGCATCGTCGAGGAGTTCCTGACCGCCGCGTCCTCGGGCCGTACCGAACGGCTGGTGGCCCTGCTCACCCACGACGCGACCGCGATCTCCGACGGCGCCGGACTGACCGAGGCGTTGCTGCGGTACGACACTCCGCAGCGCATCGCGGCGATCGTCCGGGGCGGATTCAAACCGAGCCCCGCGAAGCGACGTTTCGCCGGCGGTACGCCTGCGGTTCACTACGCGATGGTGAACGGCGGTCCCGCGATCCTGTTCGTGGTCGACGAGCAGGTCATCGGAGCCGTGACATTCGACATCGCCAACGGCAGGATCGCCACGGTGCGCGGCATCGCGGCACCCGCCCGCCTCACCCGCCTCGCCGACGCCTGGCGCCGGCAGGAACCGGACACACCCCTCATCACCGAGTGGTGACAGCTCCCTCAGACGTGGGTGGCGAGTACGCCGAGTGCGAAGGCGGCTCCGGCGAGGGTGAGCATCGTGGTCGCCAGGCGGATGAGGCGGCGCTGGAGAATCGGGAGCTCGGCGGCGGTGGCGAAGACGCGCTGTGGCCAGTGGCGCCAGGAGACGTACCAGAAGATGCCGGTCGCAATCAGCAGGAGCGCCCCTTTGGCCGCGTGCAACTGCCAGTCCTCGCGATCGATCAGCAACAGAACGATCCCGGTCACCGCGATTACCCCGATCAGCCCCAGTACCTTCCACCGGTTGCCTGAGGCAATCACTGCCGTCAGCGCCTCACGCCCGTCGCGGTCGTTCCCGAAGTACGCCTTCAACTTCGGTTGCACCACGAACAGCGAGTAGGCCATCCCCCCGCCCCACGCGGCAGCCAACCCGGCATGCACGATCGCCACCAAAGCCGTCGCGACAGTCATACCCCCGACGGTAAGCCCACCGGGGTGCACAAACGTTATAGCCTCGCCGCCATGGACCCCTGGCAGACGTTGACCACCGACTACGAAGACCGGCGGGCCCGGGAGGACTCCCTCGACCGGCTGATGGAGTGGGACGCCCAGCGCTCACTGATCGGGCCCGTCGCCGGCCGCTCCGTCCTCGACGTCGGCTGCGGCAACGGCGGCAAGGCGATCGAACTCGCCGTCGAGCACGGTGCCGCGTCGGTGGTCGGCGTGGACATCGGCGCCGAGTTCCGCACACCGCCTGCCGGGGTGGACGTCGCCTTCCATACCGGCGATCTGTCGGTTCTCGACGAACTCGAGCCGTTGCAGGATCGCCGTTTCGACGTGGTCCTGTTCCTCCAGTCCCTCGCCTACGCCACGGACCGCGCCCGGACCTTACGCGCGGTCCGGTCGATGATGGCCGACGACGGCGTACTGGTCGTGTCGATGGCTCATCCGATCCGGTACGCCGTGGAGCGCTCCGAGCGGGACGGTGTCGGGATCGGGGACGCGTACCACGCCGTCGGGCCGTACTCGTATCCGTCGCTGTGGAATCCGGAAATCACCGTCACGCACACGACGGACACGTTCTCGACCATCCATAACTCCTTGACGGACAACGGATTCCGGGTCGAGCACGTCCTCGAACCGCAGTTGTCCGACGAGAACAAACAGCGCTACCCGCACAAGCAGGAGTGGCTGTCCCGGTACGTCGGCATCATCATCCTCCGCGCCCGGCCGGCATGAACGTCGAGGTTCTGCACCGGAGCGGACAGTGGTGTGCTGGACGACAATTCGGGGAGGTTGTTGCGTACGACGTACAGATCCTGCCTCGGTATCAGGTCGCGGGACGTCCTACTGTCGACCGGAGCTACCTGTTGCTCGGCGAGGCGGTCCAGTTGACCAAGCCGGCTGTCTTCGAGGGGGCGGTCGAGGGATGGTGGTACGTCGACCTGGTGGAGATCGAGCAGACCGAACGCGGGCTGGTCGTTCACGACTTGTACGTCGACTTTCTCATCCCGCCCGCGGTGGATCGGTACCAGATCCTCGATCTGGACGAACTGGCTGACGCCGTCAGGGCGGGCAAGCTCACGCCCTCACAGTGCGCCGACGTGCTGACCGCGACCCAGCGATTCGTCGATCGGTATCTGCGGCGCCCGGCGGAAGGTCCCAGCGGGCCGGGCGCCGAGTTTCCGCCGGGCGCGGTGACGGCGCTTGACCGGCTCCCGGCGTTCTGACAGGCGACAGGCCCCCGGTGGGATGCACCGGGGGCCTGTCGGCAACTGCAGTTGCGGTCAGTCCTCGTCGGACTTGCCGGACTCCAGGTTGGACTTGATCAGGTCCATGACGCTCGAGTCGGCGAGGGTGGTGACGTCGCCCACGTCGCGGTTCTCGGCGACGTCGCGCAGCAGGCGGCGCATGATCTTGCCGGAGCGGGTCTTCGGGAGCTCCGCGACGACCATGATCTGGCGCGGCTTGGCGATCGGGCCGATCTCCTTCGCCACGTGGTTGCGCAGCTCCTGCACCACGTCCGGACCGCCGTCGCCGGCCTCCGAGCGGAGGATCACGAAGGCAGCGATCGCCTGACCCGTCGTCGGGTCGGACGCGCCGACCACGGCGTCCTCGGCGACCTTCGGGTGCGAGACGAGCGCGGACTCGATCTCCGTCGTCGACAGCCGGTGACCGGAGACGTTCATCACGTCGTCGACCCGGCCGAGCAGCCAGAGGTCGCCGTCCTCGTCCTTCTTCGCCCCGTCACCGGCGAAGTACACGCCCGGCCAGCGCGACCAGTACGTGTCGACGAACCGCTGGTCGTCGCCCCACAGCGTTCGGAGCATCGCCGGCCACGGCTTCGTGATGACGAGGTACCCGCCCGAACCGTTCGGCACCGGCTCACCCGCGTCGTCGACGACATCGACGCTCACGCCCGGGATCGCCTTCATCGCGGCGCCCGGCTTACCGGCGGTCACGCCCGGCAGCGGCGAGATCATGTGCATACCGGTCTCGGTCTGCCACCAGGTGTCGACGACCGGCGCCTCGTTCCCGCCGATGTGCTCGCGGTACCAGACGTACGCCTCCGGGTTGATCGGCTCGCCGACCGACCCGATCACCCGCAGCGAGGACAGGTCGAACTTCGCCGGGATGTCGGCGCCCCACTTCATGAACGTCCGGATCGCCGTCGGAGCGCAGTACAGGATCGAGACCTTGTACTTCTGGACGATCTCCCACCAGCGGCCCTGGTGCGGCGTGTCCGGCGTGCCCTCGTACATCACGGAGGTCGTCGCGTTCGCGAGCGCGCCGTACACGATGTAGCTGTGGCCGGTCACCCACCCGATGTCGGCCGCGGTCCAGTACACGTCGGTGTCCGGCTTGAGGTCGAACACACCCCACTGCGTGTACGCCGTCCCGACGAGGTACCCGCCCGTGGTGTGCAGGATGCCCTTCGGCTTGCCCGTCGTACCCGACGTGTACATCACGTACAGCGGGTGCTCGGCGTCGAACGCCTCCGGGGTGTGCTCGGTCGACTGTTTGCCGACGAAGTCCTCCCACCACAGGTCGCGGCCCTCGACCATGTTCGTGTCCTGACCGGTACGGCGTACCACCAGGACGTTCCGCACGTCGGGGCAGTCCTCGAGGGCGGCGTCGACGGCCGGCTTCAGCGCCGCGGGCGCGCCCCGGCGGTAGCCGCCGTCCGACGTGATCACGATGCGCGCGTCGCAGTCCTGGATCCGGCCCTTCAGGGCGTCCGCGGAGAAGCCGCCGAACACGACCGTGTGCGGGGCCCCGATCCGGGCGCAGGCGAGCATCGCGACGACCGTCTCCGGGATCATCGGCATGTAGATAGCGACCCGGTCGCCGGTCTGCACACCGAGCTCGATCAGCGCGTTCGCGGCCTGGCAGACCTCGTCCTTGAGCTGCGCGTAGGTGATCTCGCGGGTGTCACCGGGCTCACCCTCGAAGTAGTAGGCGATCTTGTCGCCCAGACCGTTCTCGACGTGCCGGTCGAGGCAGTTGTACGCCGCGTTGAGCTTGCCGTCGGCGTACCACTTCGCGAACGGCGGGTTGCTCCAGTCCAGCGTCTGCGTCGGCTCCTTGGCCCAGGTCAGGCGCTTGGCCTGCTCGGCCCAGAACCCCTCGAAGTCGGCCGCGGCCTGGTCGTAGGCGTCGGCCTTCAGGTTCGCGTTCGCGGCGAGCTCGGCCGGTGGCTCGAACCGGCGCTCCTCGTGCATGAGGTTCGACAGCGCCTCAGATTGGGCCTCGGGCTGGGGTGACTCTGCATTCGTCACGTCGACGACTCCTCCTCGCTGGCTTCGGCGCGCTGGAGCGCCCGGCTACCTTTCTACCAACGCTGCCCCCGGCAGGGAACCGGCGTATCGCCCAGCCGCGCCGATTCTGCGCCGAACAGGCACCCGCGCGGGCCGACCGGGGCCTGCGCCACGACCGGCGGGACGGGAATTTCGGCGTACGGCGGAACCAACCGGGCGGACCGCGCATCGGACTCTGTGTGAACCCGATGCAGCCGACCGCGCAGATGCCGACCGCCGTCACCGACGAGCCGCGGAAGATCTCCCGCGCCGCCCGTCGCCGCGTTCACGCCCGTGAGCTGCGTGTTCGCCGGACCCAGAAGGACGCCCGCGCCCAGCTGCCGGTCTACTAGCCCGGACTTGCTCGGGCCGACTACTCCTGGTGATAAGCCAGGAGTTTGCCGAGGATCGTGGTCAGGCGGGTCCGGTCGGTCGCGGACAGCGGCGCGAAGATCTCCTCCTGCGCCTTGCCGACCAGATTCGTGAGCCGCCGGTAGTGCCGCTTGCCCGCGGTGGTGATCGTGATGACGTTGCGGCGGCCGTCGGCCGGGTCCGGGCTGCGTTCGACGTACCCGTCGGCCTCGAGCTCGTTGAGCGCGGCAACCACATCGCTGCGGTCGATCGAGCTGCGGCGCCCGAGGTCCGCCTGGCTGGCCGGGCCGAACTCCACCAGCGTCGCGAGCAGCCGGAAGTGGTACCCGCGCGCACCTCCGGCGGCGAAGGACTCGGCGACGATGCGGTGTGCCTGGGCCGCACTCTGGGTCAGCAACCAGCTCGGCAGTTGGGTCAGGGCGGTCGGGGTCTGCTCATCCACCCGCGCAGTCTAAGTGGTCAGCGGTTCGCCGCCGCCACGGGAGCGTTGGCCGGACCTACGATTCGCGGGCGTCCAGCAGTTCGTCCCAGTGGTCCTGGGCCCATTCGCACAGCATCCGCAGCGGTTCGAGCAGGCTGCGGCCGAGGTCGGTCAGCTCGTACGTGACCCGGCGTTCGTACTCCGTCCGCCGGACGAAACCGTCGCGCTCGAGCGTCCGCAGGGACT includes:
- a CDS encoding MarR family winged helix-turn-helix transcriptional regulator, producing the protein MPGLRFPTEVISMAQEALQLLVSMHRIVRHLRRSRTTTLMHPTQFLALMLIADEQPIRIGEIAARVPCSQPTATTTVAALEEAGLVRREADPVDGRATAVVLTEAGAATVEASGRQAAEELAKLLDRLDESDRTLVFQAGAILARVTDDL
- a CDS encoding superoxide dismutase, which gives rise to MKRLALLSVLILAAAVPMTTANATSVHRPTQYVVSNTPGDTLEGIAVTRDGTMYVTSVGTGAVYRGNTRSSRLSLFLPPGQDGRTSATGVHVDRWGRVLVAGASTSKLFLYDARGRLIDVQHAAVGSFLNDFTIVGDAVYVTDSAHNQLWRAPLTRDGLGKLEPWITRDRIQPTPYFLNGIVTDGRVLLVGEQGQDVTYRVDLHTKQVSVLNVPNGILSGDGYLLEGHRLYAVHNAGGGKYVTRLAILNDDLTAATLVADSSPAAAGATPTTIARDRGRLLWVNSQLDIAPGTPPYTVSVVPGLR
- a CDS encoding methyltransferase domain-containing protein, translated to MDPWQTLTTDYEDRRAREDSLDRLMEWDAQRSLIGPVAGRSVLDVGCGNGGKAIELAVEHGAASVVGVDIGAEFRTPPAGVDVAFHTGDLSVLDELEPLQDRRFDVVLFLQSLAYATDRARTLRAVRSMMADDGVLVVSMAHPIRYAVERSERDGVGIGDAYHAVGPYSYPSLWNPEITVTHTTDTFSTIHNSLTDNGFRVEHVLEPQLSDENKQRYPHKQEWLSRYVGIIILRARPA
- a CDS encoding MarR family transcriptional regulator, giving the protein MDEQTPTALTQLPSWLLTQSAAQAHRIVAESFAAGGARGYHFRLLATLVEFGPASQADLGRRSSIDRSDVVAALNELEADGYVERSPDPADGRRNVITITTAGKRHYRRLTNLVGKAQEEIFAPLSATDRTRLTTILGKLLAYHQE
- a CDS encoding NAD(P)/FAD-dependent oxidoreductase: MKHRIVVLGAGYAGAYVAGNLARRLSPADTEITVVNAEPDFVERLRLHQLATGQKLGALQLADAFAGTGIQLRLARVTAVDPGRRVVTVADSDGGGELGYDTLVYALGSRGDNSGLPGAAEYAFDISSRPSALRLRERLNSLGERGDVVIIGDGLTGIETAAEIAESRPDLSVTLIARGTLGARLSTGARDHLRRTFDRLGVRVLEHTTAESVEAERVLCADGAVLAADATVWTAGFAVDPIAAEAGLEVTDNGRIVVDRTMRSVSHPEVYAVGDAAYAVADNGRPLPMSCASAGDTGRQAIVAIIGRLTGREVRPTKLLYYGNHISLGRRDGIVQMVDDEGVAKPKYTGGRTAARVKSGIVRMSLWATAHPTFGLPKRKHRVTAVHAASTTKARV
- a CDS encoding ABC transporter permease, giving the protein MSPQSTTLPSRWPTVAGAVVLLTVITSVLLSAFAWPSVRSSPHDVPIAVAGPTPAVGQVRTALEERLPGGFDITEVADTAAAERLIRDREVYGAIDLSAGAPRVIVASAASTAVAQTLQSLAAGLGQGQPGTPAAVRDLAALPADDPRGAGLAAGAMPLVMGGLLAAVLLTRLVRGTGRRVAGALAYAATGGLAVAAILQFWLGSLSGAYLANAAAVALAIAATSLTVLGLEALLGYAGIGIGAVAMMLIGNPLSGTSTAPEMLPGWSGTLGQLLPPGAGGRLLRSTAFFEGRGIAQAVTVLVAWVVLGAVLCLVGSRSKRAAG
- a CDS encoding sigma-70 family RNA polymerase sigma factor, encoding MDSTAIDRFEASRNRLASLAYRLLGSAIDAEDAVQDAFLHWQAADRDRIKVPEAWLTKVVTNLCLDRLRSAQYRRERTVGGWLPEPLLGGDPMLGPADTVEQRESVSLAVLTLLERLTPVERAVYVLREAFSYSHAEVAEILDLTESASQQHLHRARNRITAARHRGGEVDPVSARSIVEEFLTAASSGRTERLVALLTHDATAISDGAGLTEALLRYDTPQRIAAIVRGGFKPSPAKRRFAGGTPAVHYAMVNGGPAILFVVDEQVIGAVTFDIANGRIATVRGIAAPARLTRLADAWRRQEPDTPLITEW
- a CDS encoding DUF402 domain-containing protein, coding for MTKPAVFEGAVEGWWYVDLVEIEQTERGLVVHDLYVDFLIPPAVDRYQILDLDELADAVRAGKLTPSQCADVLTATQRFVDRYLRRPAEGPSGPGAEFPPGAVTALDRLPAF
- the acs gene encoding acetate--CoA ligase, translating into MHEERRFEPPAELAANANLKADAYDQAAADFEGFWAEQAKRLTWAKEPTQTLDWSNPPFAKWYADGKLNAAYNCLDRHVENGLGDKIAYYFEGEPGDTREITYAQLKDEVCQAANALIELGVQTGDRVAIYMPMIPETVVAMLACARIGAPHTVVFGGFSADALKGRIQDCDARIVITSDGGYRRGAPAALKPAVDAALEDCPDVRNVLVVRRTGQDTNMVEGRDLWWEDFVGKQSTEHTPEAFDAEHPLYVMYTSGTTGKPKGILHTTGGYLVGTAYTQWGVFDLKPDTDVYWTAADIGWVTGHSYIVYGALANATTSVMYEGTPDTPHQGRWWEIVQKYKVSILYCAPTAIRTFMKWGADIPAKFDLSSLRVIGSVGEPINPEAYVWYREHIGGNEAPVVDTWWQTETGMHMISPLPGVTAGKPGAAMKAIPGVSVDVVDDAGEPVPNGSGGYLVITKPWPAMLRTLWGDDQRFVDTYWSRWPGVYFAGDGAKKDEDGDLWLLGRVDDVMNVSGHRLSTTEIESALVSHPKVAEDAVVGASDPTTGQAIAAFVILRSEAGDGGPDVVQELRNHVAKEIGPIAKPRQIMVVAELPKTRSGKIMRRLLRDVAENRDVGDVTTLADSSVMDLIKSNLESGKSDED
- a CDS encoding ArsR/SmtB family transcription factor, which produces MIRIHFTAADLGRVTFPAEPHPLWEAALAARALSDRSVWPAVRRWRRTAAPRVQGSMRPLFKLISPTGMFPGFLIPDVPGPGLEPVVEALTDTPADVIRDQLEPWLPPEIDRYMRGLLDGRAGSRRALGAAVREFHQEVLVPTSSELHQRYGAELGIRSRAVLHGGVDALLSSLHPDVEWSDPVLTTHGPADDWITDVHLKGRGLELYPSPFVTNCLALDSADRRPVLVYPCADVADPSADGADLDPATTDALADLLGRTRAAVLRSLTHPATTTQLARRVGISLASTSEHTRVLRAAGLITTHRTQGTALHALTPTAQPLLSEAHEGTVANLRPDRRL